In a genomic window of Chloroflexota bacterium:
- a CDS encoding ATP-binding protein, with the protein MSSNWVDGDRFFDREVELQLLRERVKDGTHTLLTAQRRMGKTSLVRELLRQLDDDQEIVTVFVDLEGAMDAEDAVAEIATQARPLQSVRRRITSWLRNSVRDVRDNIEELGISELHVKLRAGLNAGNWHQIGDQVFEALAADDRLIVLAIDELPILVNRLLMGHEYEITPERLAVTDGFMGWLRKCCQTYEGKICLIISGSVGLEPVLSQARLSAHANVYTTLDLRPWSQEVAAECLAALARGYKVCLADEIRWEMCRRLRCCVPHHVQLFFHHLYEHLSRNQRYKATLDDVELVYKRDLLSVRGQAGLVHYEERLRMVLGDGGYTEALSLLSEAVVNGGQLTHRVIELYRSEAAETAEENNVVNVLYVLQHDGYLEECEGGYAFVSGLLEDWWRARHGQSFTSIVDR; encoded by the coding sequence ATGAGCAGCAACTGGGTTGATGGAGATCGGTTCTTCGACCGTGAGGTGGAACTACAGTTGCTGCGGGAGCGGGTGAAGGACGGTACACATACGCTGCTGACCGCGCAGCGCCGGATGGGCAAGACGAGCCTAGTGCGAGAGCTGCTACGTCAATTGGATGACGATCAAGAGATCGTGACAGTGTTCGTGGACTTGGAAGGGGCCATGGACGCCGAGGACGCAGTCGCCGAAATAGCCACCCAGGCACGCCCGCTTCAGAGTGTACGCAGACGGATAACGTCGTGGTTGAGGAATAGTGTTCGCGACGTCCGCGACAACATTGAAGAGCTGGGTATATCCGAACTTCACGTGAAGTTACGCGCGGGTCTGAACGCCGGAAACTGGCACCAAATCGGGGATCAGGTTTTCGAGGCATTGGCGGCCGACGACAGACTAATTGTGCTGGCTATCGACGAGTTGCCTATATTGGTCAACCGTCTACTAATGGGACACGAGTACGAGATCACCCCTGAACGCTTGGCGGTTACGGACGGTTTCATGGGCTGGTTGAGGAAATGTTGCCAGACTTACGAGGGCAAAATCTGTTTGATCATCTCGGGCAGCGTAGGGCTCGAACCGGTCCTCAGTCAAGCCAGACTAAGCGCCCATGCTAATGTCTATACAACCCTTGACCTCAGGCCCTGGTCCCAAGAAGTTGCAGCGGAATGCCTGGCGGCGTTAGCTCGGGGATACAAAGTGTGCCTTGCCGATGAAATACGGTGGGAAATGTGCCGTCGGCTCCGCTGTTGCGTGCCGCATCATGTGCAGTTGTTCTTCCACCACCTCTATGAGCACCTGAGTAGGAACCAGCGGTACAAGGCCACACTGGACGATGTGGAACTTGTATATAAGCGGGATCTACTGAGCGTGCGAGGTCAGGCCGGTTTAGTTCACTACGAAGAGCGCCTGCGGATGGTGCTAGGAGATGGGGGTTATACCGAGGCTTTGAGCCTTCTGTCCGAGGCCGTCGTAAACGGCGGACAGTTGACCCACAGGGTGATCGAACTCTATCGCAGTGAGGCAGCCGAGACGGCCGAGGAGAACAACGTGGTCAACGTGCTGTATGTTCTGCAGCATGACGGGTATCTTGAGGAGTGCGAAGGCGGCTACGCTTTCGTGTCCGGTCTGCTTGAGGACTGGTGGCGCGCCAGGCATGGCCAGAGTTTCACTTCGATAGTTGACCGGTAG
- a CDS encoding FAD-binding oxidoreductase: protein MDSADVVIIGAGVSGLSSAYRLAKAGRDVVVVDKGIVGGEASGRNGGMVSERVDEPTLIPLAVEATRLWETLADELGYPTEFVQEGRLQVAVTEEEMGALHGERDIALRHGLHAEMVDPQEIRDMIPGITERTLGGLFFAKGGHANTQLAVQAFAWAFQDLGGRLYQNTAVTGFQVVGDRVTAVETTAGPIAADMVVAAAGPQTGLMAGLVGVHIPVAPARVEILATAPIEPLTSIALVGNGLYGHQAVRGNLIFGGGAHEWADVDLTTTPGKPNTPLIRSIARRLAELLPDVADVPVIRSWAGVVEQAPDYMPIIDILDSPSNYVVVTASAHGFGISPATGKVVSDLVLYGETNIDIGGLGLGRFANVTPNWRHQRGWIPAPNRS from the coding sequence ATGGACAGCGCAGACGTCGTCATCATCGGGGCCGGCGTTTCGGGCCTGAGCTCGGCCTATCGCCTGGCCAAGGCGGGCCGGGATGTCGTCGTCGTCGACAAGGGGATCGTCGGGGGCGAGGCGTCCGGGCGCAACGGCGGCATGGTCAGCGAGCGGGTCGACGAGCCGACGCTGATTCCGCTGGCCGTGGAAGCCACAAGACTATGGGAGACGCTGGCCGATGAGCTGGGCTATCCCACCGAGTTCGTCCAGGAAGGTCGGCTCCAGGTCGCCGTGACGGAGGAGGAGATGGGCGCCCTCCACGGCGAACGGGACATCGCGCTGCGCCACGGCCTGCACGCGGAAATGGTCGATCCCCAGGAGATTCGGGACATGATTCCCGGCATCACCGAGCGGACGCTCGGTGGGCTCTTCTTCGCCAAGGGCGGACACGCCAACACCCAGTTGGCAGTCCAGGCGTTCGCCTGGGCGTTTCAAGACCTGGGCGGCAGGCTCTACCAGAACACCGCCGTCACGGGCTTCCAGGTCGTTGGCGACAGGGTCACGGCGGTGGAGACGACCGCCGGCCCAATCGCCGCCGACATGGTCGTCGCCGCCGCCGGGCCGCAGACTGGGCTGATGGCGGGGCTGGTGGGCGTGCACATTCCCGTGGCCCCGGCACGGGTGGAGATCCTGGCGACCGCCCCCATTGAGCCACTCACAAGCATCGCCCTGGTGGGGAACGGGCTCTACGGACACCAGGCCGTGCGGGGAAACCTGATCTTTGGCGGCGGCGCCCACGAATGGGCCGACGTGGACCTCACCACCACGCCCGGCAAGCCCAACACACCGCTCATCAGGAGCATCGCCAGGCGGCTCGCGGAGCTGCTGCCCGACGTAGCCGACGTGCCGGTGATTCGCAGTTGGGCCGGTGTCGTGGAACAGGCCCCGGACTACATGCCGATCATCGACATCCTGGACTCCCCCAGCAACTACGTGGTCGTCACCGCCTCGGCGCACGGCTTCGGCATCTCCCCGGCCACAGGCAAGGTCGTCAGCGACCTGGTGCTCTACGGCGAAACGAACATCGACATCGGCGGCCTGGGGCTAGGACGCTTCGCCAACGTCACCCCCAACTGGCGCCACCAACGCGGCTGGATTCCGGCTCCCAACCGATCCTGA
- a CDS encoding NAD(P)/FAD-dependent oxidoreductase, with translation MESKPLVVVGAGVAGTAAAIEAARAGVRVTLVDENPIGASMMALDVPQFFGQRAMDPLPARDVLLERAVSANHALAEAEEAGVEVQLGTCVWGAFGNSATSRVLDGPQLGLADHERSWMIKHDRLIVAAGARDLALSFPGSGLAGVMGANGAHALMSRYRALTSRRMVVLGSGDLGLNTARMAQEHDVEVAAVVDVSASVRGDEALMARLRGTGVELYTSHTVKKAVGGADEIESVVLVGIDENCKPVAGTEKVVSADIVCLAIGLVPNVELLGLLGCDLSFTSERGGWAPVHDDRMRTSVDSVFVAGDVAGCHDGMVVDTEIAQAQGRLAGLAAAESLGAIDKDDALAQRNDLRPAALDATPADAQSGWQRWHRSLVNTGGLEVFVCQCEEVTRAEIIGLQAPRYLGRGSEKSSRRGLRTQVRANPVNADQVKRLTRAGMGHCQGRLCREQVSLLLAEESGADIADIPYMSYRPPVRPLPLRVMWPHDEPEQVRSEWPKWFSPTSRVLG, from the coding sequence GTGGAATCGAAACCGCTGGTGGTTGTCGGGGCGGGGGTGGCGGGCACGGCCGCCGCCATCGAGGCGGCCCGAGCCGGCGTGCGGGTCACGCTCGTCGACGAGAACCCCATTGGCGCTTCCATGATGGCGCTGGACGTGCCCCAGTTCTTCGGCCAACGGGCCATGGACCCGCTCCCCGCCAGGGACGTGTTGCTGGAGAGGGCAGTTTCGGCCAATCACGCGCTGGCTGAAGCCGAGGAAGCCGGCGTCGAGGTTCAGCTTGGAACCTGCGTCTGGGGCGCGTTTGGCAATTCCGCAACCAGCCGGGTGCTCGACGGCCCCCAGCTCGGGCTCGCCGACCACGAACGGTCGTGGATGATCAAGCACGACCGGCTCATCGTGGCGGCCGGCGCCCGGGACCTGGCGCTGTCCTTTCCCGGGTCGGGGTTGGCCGGCGTCATGGGCGCCAACGGCGCCCACGCGCTGATGAGCCGCTACCGGGCGTTGACCTCGCGGCGCATGGTGGTCCTGGGCTCCGGCGACCTGGGCCTCAACACCGCCCGGATGGCGCAGGAACACGATGTTGAGGTGGCCGCCGTCGTGGACGTCTCCGCCTCCGTGCGCGGCGACGAGGCCCTCATGGCGCGGTTGCGGGGCACGGGCGTCGAGCTATACACCTCCCACACCGTCAAGAAAGCCGTCGGCGGGGCCGACGAGATCGAGTCCGTCGTGCTGGTCGGGATCGACGAAAACTGCAAGCCGGTTGCCGGCACCGAGAAGGTCGTCTCCGCCGACATCGTTTGCCTTGCCATCGGCCTGGTTCCCAACGTGGAGCTCCTCGGTCTCCTGGGGTGCGACCTCAGCTTTACGTCCGAGCGCGGCGGGTGGGCGCCGGTCCATGACGATCGAATGCGGACCAGCGTCGACTCGGTGTTCGTCGCGGGGGATGTCGCCGGCTGCCATGACGGAATGGTTGTGGACACCGAAATCGCACAAGCCCAGGGCCGCCTGGCCGGACTTGCCGCCGCCGAGTCGCTCGGCGCGATTGACAAGGACGATGCGCTCGCCCAGCGAAATGACCTCCGGCCGGCGGCGCTCGACGCAACGCCCGCCGACGCGCAATCCGGCTGGCAGCGATGGCATCGATCCCTCGTCAATACCGGTGGGCTGGAAGTCTTCGTGTGCCAGTGCGAGGAGGTCACGCGCGCCGAGATCATCGGCTTGCAGGCGCCGCGCTATCTGGGGCGAGGGTCGGAGAAGTCGAGTCGCCGCGGCCTGCGGACCCAGGTGAGGGCCAACCCGGTCAACGCCGACCAGGTCAAGCGCCTGACACGGGCCGGCATGGGCCACTGCCAGGGCCGGCTGTGCCGGGAGCAGGTGTCGCTGCTGCTGGCCGAGGAATCCGGCGCCGACATCGCCGACATCCCCTACATGTCCTACCGGCCGCCGGTGCGTCCGCTCCCGCTGCGGGTCATGTGGCCCCACGATGAGCCGGAGCAGGTGCGCAGCGAGTGGCCCAAGTGGTTCAGCCCGACGAGTCGGGTGCTGGGATAG
- a CDS encoding homocysteine S-methyltransferase family protein, with protein MADYQNLKSRIDQGEVIVLDGAIGTELQAMGVPMDPAAWCGPGNYTHAATVRQMHERYIRAGADIITTNTFNNLRPALEASGYSELVREVNVRAVDAALEAIDRAAGDKPVYIAGSISCRIPIRDRRTGTLLGGTGYGYGASLSAEELRAHAGEQANILAESGVDFFLIENLWADNESRAIAVEAAKATGLPVWVAFTASVAADGQAVRMSFADDRAYSTGLGMPMWTSTWRTVDDNKSLADGVKEIAALGPDVLGVFHSRIGETAAALQVMLDHWSGPVIVYPDAGREDYLETWQDSSVANEQTVAELTREALTWVEMGAQIIGTCCGFGADYTKALRGALPDRIASPRNGA; from the coding sequence ATGGCCGACTACCAGAACCTGAAGAGCCGTATCGACCAGGGTGAAGTGATCGTCCTGGACGGCGCCATCGGAACCGAGCTCCAGGCCATGGGCGTGCCCATGGACCCCGCCGCGTGGTGCGGCCCGGGCAACTACACGCACGCGGCGACCGTGCGACAGATGCACGAACGCTACATCCGGGCGGGGGCCGACATCATCACCACCAATACCTTCAACAACCTGCGCCCCGCGCTGGAGGCTTCCGGCTACAGCGAGTTGGTGCGGGAAGTCAACGTGCGGGCCGTGGACGCGGCCCTTGAAGCAATCGACCGGGCCGCCGGCGACAAGCCTGTCTACATCGCCGGCTCCATCTCGTGCCGCATCCCCATCCGGGACCGAAGGACCGGAACCCTTCTGGGCGGCACGGGCTACGGCTATGGCGCCAGCCTTTCGGCGGAGGAATTGAGGGCTCACGCCGGAGAGCAGGCGAACATCCTCGCAGAGTCCGGCGTGGACTTTTTTCTGATCGAGAATCTGTGGGCCGACAATGAGTCCAGGGCGATTGCCGTGGAAGCGGCAAAGGCCACGGGCCTGCCCGTGTGGGTGGCCTTTACGGCCTCGGTCGCTGCCGACGGCCAGGCGGTCAGGATGAGTTTCGCGGACGACCGTGCCTACAGCACCGGCCTAGGCATGCCCATGTGGACGTCGACGTGGCGAACGGTCGACGACAACAAAAGCCTGGCCGACGGCGTCAAAGAGATCGCAGCGCTCGGTCCCGACGTGCTTGGCGTGTTTCACAGCCGGATTGGCGAAACCGCGGCGGCCCTTCAGGTCATGCTCGACCATTGGTCCGGGCCCGTCATCGTCTATCCCGACGCCGGCCGAGAAGACTATCTCGAGACCTGGCAGGACAGCAGCGTTGCCAACGAACAGACGGTGGCGGAGTTGACGCGGGAAGCGCTCACCTGGGTCGAAATGGGCGCCCAGATCATTGGCACCTGCTGCGGTTTCGGCGCCGATTACACCAAGGCGTTGCGGGGCGCCCTGCCGGACCGGATCGCATCGCCGCGAAACGGCGCCTAG
- a CDS encoding ribbon-helix-helix domain-containing protein, whose amino-acid sequence MRTTISLDDQLARRVGREAAARGLSVSAFIARTLDDALKRREPTPAPPF is encoded by the coding sequence ATGCGAACCACCATTTCGCTCGACGACCAGCTGGCCCGACGCGTCGGCCGGGAAGCCGCCGCGCGGGGCTTGAGCGTGAGCGCCTTCATCGCGCGGACCCTGGACGATGCGCTCAAGCGCCGCGAACCAACCCCCGCGCCGCCGTTTTAA
- a CDS encoding VTT domain-containing protein — MTAEDTHRASPPSDSEAPSEAQAPADDTPRPPSRRLLWLQIALLVVAMGGSIAAIPFAGEIRAVGVAGFLLLFILSVQSGALFMLPGFGFASIGAFTIVFGDPWLPALVGTTGQVIGEMVSYLLGATGSPWIRRQQAYRRVENWIKRWGLLVVFVIAATPNPVFDIAGAVAGAAGLGWKRFFVASWAGRLIKNVLIAFLALGGAALFERWLS, encoded by the coding sequence ATGACCGCTGAGGATACGCACCGCGCCTCGCCGCCGTCGGATTCTGAGGCGCCGTCCGAAGCCCAAGCGCCCGCCGACGACACGCCCCGCCCGCCCAGCCGGCGGTTGCTGTGGCTGCAGATTGCGCTGCTCGTCGTCGCCATGGGCGGCAGCATCGCCGCCATCCCGTTCGCGGGCGAAATCCGCGCGGTCGGGGTGGCCGGATTCCTGCTGCTGTTCATCCTGTCGGTGCAGTCCGGCGCGCTGTTCATGCTTCCCGGATTCGGATTCGCCAGCATCGGCGCCTTCACCATCGTGTTCGGCGACCCGTGGCTGCCGGCGCTGGTGGGCACCACGGGACAGGTCATCGGCGAAATGGTGTCGTATCTCCTCGGAGCCACCGGATCGCCCTGGATCAGGCGTCAACAGGCCTACCGTCGAGTTGAGAATTGGATCAAGCGCTGGGGACTGCTGGTGGTGTTCGTCATCGCTGCCACCCCGAACCCGGTGTTCGACATCGCGGGCGCGGTGGCCGGCGCCGCCGGCCTCGGCTGGAAGCGATTCTTCGTCGCCTCCTGGGCCGGACGGCTCATCAAGAACGTCCTCATCGCCTTCCTCGCCCTCGGCGGCGCGGCCCTCTTCGAGCGGTGGTTGAGCTAG
- the mutM gene encoding bifunctional DNA-formamidopyrimidine glycosylase/DNA-(apurinic or apyrimidinic site) lyase, translated as MPELPEVETIRRDLAAAIVGRRVLRAEVRDASLVHAPSVEGFGRGLRGKAVQRVDRRGKYLLLRLDDGALVLHLMMSGRIFLRAADDPVGHTRLVVVFDEGPALHFVDMRRFGRAWLLPPPGVDELLADLGPEPLEPGFDGRTLQAAVGKRRRAIKPTLLDQQIVAGVGNIYADEALWLARIHPETPAGSLSRRRLNNLAQAIVTTLRAGIEHGGTSFRTHVGSRGERGRYQERLNVFQRTGEPCPRCGRAIERLVIGQRGTHICPRCQRRRA; from the coding sequence ATGCCCGAGTTGCCCGAAGTCGAGACGATTCGACGTGATCTTGCTGCCGCCATCGTGGGTCGCCGCGTGCTGCGGGCCGAGGTTCGCGACGCAAGCCTAGTCCACGCGCCGTCGGTCGAGGGGTTCGGCCGCGGCCTTCGCGGGAAAGCCGTGCAACGCGTCGACCGCCGCGGGAAGTACCTGCTGCTGCGCCTGGACGACGGCGCGTTGGTGCTGCATCTGATGATGAGCGGCCGCATCTTCCTGCGGGCGGCGGACGATCCCGTGGGGCATACACGCCTGGTGGTGGTCTTCGACGAAGGTCCGGCGCTGCACTTCGTGGACATGCGGCGCTTCGGCAGGGCCTGGCTGCTGCCGCCGCCCGGCGTTGACGAGTTGTTGGCGGACCTCGGACCGGAGCCGCTGGAGCCTGGGTTCGACGGTCGCACGCTGCAGGCCGCGGTGGGCAAACGTCGCCGGGCCATCAAGCCCACGTTGCTGGATCAGCAGATCGTGGCCGGCGTGGGGAACATATACGCGGACGAGGCGCTGTGGCTGGCGCGCATCCACCCGGAGACGCCTGCGGGGTCGCTGAGCCGCCGCCGCCTGAACAATCTGGCGCAGGCGATCGTGACCACGCTCCGGGCCGGCATCGAGCACGGCGGCACGAGCTTTCGCACGCACGTTGGGAGCCGCGGCGAGCGCGGCCGGTACCAGGAGCGGCTCAACGTCTTTCAACGCACCGGGGAGCCGTGTCCGCGGTGCGGCCGGGCCATCGAGCGTCTGGTGATCGGGCAGCGGGGCACGCACATTTGCCCCCGGTGCCAGCGGCGGCGCGCTTAG
- a CDS encoding NFACT RNA binding domain-containing protein translates to MNFDVLTLAAVRREIEDRAVGGRIQRVVSPEPNQIGLEVYAKRAANHLLIQAGPVNSRVHFVRGRLPAGKAPASPLLLLLRKWVRGGRLVAATQLPLERVLELQVRARPDPDGPVAEHRLIVEIIGRQANVILVDDQGLIRDALRRVPGDEGRRRIMPRAPYRPPARLSLPAPGVASPADVAARAARGVPAWRALLQSVAGVSPTLAREALARADVDPATPSLDVATWPDALGALREIATDVDAGATQPCLVPIDDGWQAFAAYPLSHLDRRCQPAGSMSEALEAFYEADGPGSSVDTVKARVLEPLDAAIARVERRIASLRTAAPTGAQISAARAAGTDLLEHAHVIPPGAAQVEVNGQRLDLDPAKSVGANAQTYFARYRDLKRAARLVPRRLRRAELELAYLRQAADDLRRSDSPAVSRQIEALLAESGHLRRPRRKRRAEPATPIERRIGGHRVLAGRTAAENHRLTFKESAPDDLWFHARNMPGAHVLLRDSGDDPAPELIHAVARLAAHLSAGHAATAVDVDVTRRRHVRAIRGAGPGQVTYRHHRTLRVAPLDRAD, encoded by the coding sequence ATGAACTTCGACGTTCTCACCCTGGCGGCGGTGCGCCGCGAGATCGAGGACCGCGCCGTCGGCGGACGCATTCAGCGCGTCGTGTCGCCCGAGCCCAACCAGATCGGGCTCGAGGTCTATGCCAAGCGCGCCGCCAATCACCTCCTGATCCAGGCCGGCCCCGTGAATTCGCGGGTGCATTTCGTCCGTGGTCGCCTGCCCGCCGGCAAGGCGCCCGCAAGTCCGCTGCTCTTGTTGTTGCGCAAGTGGGTGCGCGGCGGGCGTCTGGTCGCGGCGACGCAACTCCCCCTGGAGCGCGTGCTGGAATTGCAGGTGCGCGCGCGTCCGGACCCCGACGGGCCGGTGGCCGAGCACCGCCTGATCGTGGAGATCATCGGCCGCCAGGCGAACGTCATCCTGGTTGACGACCAGGGGCTCATCCGCGATGCGCTGCGGCGCGTCCCGGGCGACGAAGGGCGTCGCCGCATCATGCCGCGGGCGCCGTACCGGCCACCCGCGCGCCTGTCGTTGCCCGCCCCAGGCGTTGCCTCGCCTGCCGATGTCGCGGCGCGGGCCGCTCGCGGCGTGCCGGCTTGGCGCGCCCTGCTGCAGTCCGTCGCGGGCGTAAGCCCCACGCTCGCTCGCGAGGCGCTGGCGCGCGCCGACGTCGACCCCGCAACGCCAAGTCTCGATGTTGCCACCTGGCCCGACGCGCTCGGGGCGCTTCGCGAAATTGCGACGGACGTCGATGCCGGCGCGACACAACCCTGCCTGGTGCCGATCGACGACGGGTGGCAGGCATTCGCCGCCTACCCGCTCAGCCACCTGGACCGCCGCTGCCAACCGGCGGGCTCGATGAGCGAGGCGCTGGAGGCCTTCTACGAGGCCGACGGTCCGGGGTCGTCCGTCGATACGGTGAAGGCGCGCGTGCTGGAGCCGCTTGACGCGGCCATTGCACGGGTCGAGCGTCGCATCGCTTCGCTGCGCACGGCAGCCCCGACCGGCGCCCAGATCAGCGCCGCGCGAGCCGCCGGCACGGACTTGCTGGAGCACGCCCACGTGATTCCGCCCGGCGCCGCGCAGGTCGAGGTGAACGGGCAGCGGCTCGACCTCGACCCCGCCAAATCCGTCGGCGCCAACGCCCAGACCTACTTCGCGCGATATCGGGATTTGAAGCGCGCCGCGCGTCTGGTTCCGCGGCGGCTGCGACGCGCGGAGCTGGAGCTGGCCTACCTGCGGCAAGCCGCGGACGACCTGCGACGGTCGGATTCACCGGCTGTCTCGCGCCAGATTGAAGCCCTCCTGGCCGAATCGGGCCACTTGCGCCGCCCGCGTCGCAAGCGAAGAGCCGAACCGGCGACGCCAATTGAACGCCGCATTGGCGGACATCGTGTGCTCGCCGGCCGCACCGCGGCCGAGAACCACCGCCTCACGTTCAAGGAGTCCGCCCCCGACGATTTGTGGTTTCACGCCCGCAACATGCCGGGAGCGCACGTGCTGCTGCGCGATTCGGGCGACGACCCTGCGCCGGAGTTGATTCACGCCGTGGCCCGACTGGCCGCGCACTTGAGCGCCGGCCACGCCGCGACGGCTGTCGACGTCGACGTCACCCGCCGCCGCCATGTGCGCGCCATTCGCGGGGCCGGACCGGGTCAGGTCACCTACCGCCACCACCGGACGCTCCGCGTCGCCCCGCTCGACCGCGCGGACTGA
- a CDS encoding Jag N-terminal domain-containing protein, translating to MADHPTDSSDAPESVEAAGASVEDALRQALRQLNATIDDVDVEILSSGGSRLLRRDAEARVRVVRRERPFSATIDETEHEPPVEPESSAEPEPEPPARAAEPIEAPADPPPADPPAPEPVEEPVAEQPATRPRASRSLVESGEELQDIVEDLLVGMLDRMGFIAEIELVDEDPLAYNVVGDDDFSKLIGRHGSTLRSFGYLINLMAGRQLGQPCRVLIDVNSYRARRADHLRELAETLADQVDETQEPVTLESMPANERRLIHVALADDENVRTYSIGEGDERRVVISPKA from the coding sequence GTGGCTGACCATCCAACCGACTCTTCCGACGCTCCCGAGAGCGTCGAGGCCGCCGGCGCTTCCGTTGAGGACGCGCTGCGCCAGGCCCTGCGGCAGCTCAATGCCACCATCGATGATGTCGATGTCGAGATTCTGTCCAGCGGCGGCTCGCGCCTGCTGCGTCGCGACGCCGAAGCCCGCGTACGCGTGGTGCGACGCGAGCGACCCTTTTCCGCCACCATCGATGAGACGGAGCATGAGCCCCCGGTCGAGCCCGAGTCGTCGGCCGAGCCCGAGCCGGAGCCGCCGGCACGCGCCGCCGAGCCGATTGAGGCCCCCGCCGATCCGCCTCCTGCCGACCCGCCGGCGCCCGAACCTGTCGAGGAGCCCGTCGCAGAGCAGCCCGCGACCCGCCCACGCGCGTCTCGCTCGCTGGTCGAAAGCGGCGAAGAGTTGCAGGACATCGTCGAAGACCTGCTCGTCGGCATGCTGGATCGCATGGGATTCATCGCCGAGATCGAACTCGTCGATGAGGATCCGCTCGCCTACAACGTCGTCGGCGACGACGATTTCTCCAAGCTGATCGGCCGCCATGGCTCCACGCTGCGCTCGTTTGGCTACCTGATCAACCTCATGGCCGGACGGCAGCTGGGCCAGCCGTGCCGGGTGCTCATCGACGTCAACAGCTATCGGGCACGCCGCGCGGACCACCTGCGCGAGCTGGCCGAGACCCTGGCCGACCAGGTGGACGAAACCCAAGAGCCCGTCACGCTGGAATCCATGCCCGCTAACGAACGCCGGCTGATTCACGTGGCCCTGGCCGACGACGAAAACGTCCGCACCTACAGCATCGGCGAGGGCGATGAGCGCCGGGTCGTGATCAGCCCGAAGGCCTAG